One Dictyostelium discoideum AX4 chromosome 3 chromosome, whole genome shotgun sequence genomic region harbors:
- the eif2G gene encoding translation initiation factor 2 gamma, which produces MATKNKPNLSVQDVKLLNVNELTPLTPNVISRQATINIGTIGHVAHGKSTVVKAISGVLTVRFTSEFKRNITIKLGYANAKIYKCDNPQCERPGCYKSARSNTEDNPQCERPGCGGRMTLLRHVSFVDCPGHDVLMATMLNGAAVMDAALLLIAGNESCPQPQTSEHIAAIEIMNLKNIIILQNKIDLVKEAAAQEQYGQILKFIQGTIAENAPIIPISAQMKYNIDVICEYIVKKIPIPVRDFTSDPRMIVIRSFDVNKPGSRVDEIKGGVAGGSILKGVLKIGDEIEVRPGVISKELDGKIKCSPIFCRIISLFAEENELQYAVPGGLIGVGTKIDPTLCRADRLVGQVLGSVGKLPEIFVALEVNFFLLRRLLGVKSDGDKQSKVKKLSKEDTLMVNIGSTSTGCRVVAVKHDLAKLQLLTPVCSQEGEKIALSRRVDKNWRLIGWGEIKKGTVLTN; this is translated from the exons atggcaactaaaaataaaccaaatttaTCAGTTCAAGATGTAAAGTTATTGAATGTCAATGAATTGACCCCATTAACACCAAATGTTATTAGTAGACAAGCAACAATTAATATTGGTACCATTGGTCATGTAGCTCATGGTAAAAGTACTGTAGTTAAAGCAATCTCTGGTGTTTTG ACAGTTAGATTTACATCAGAATTCAAACgtaatattacaattaaattaGGTTATGCAAATGCAAAGATTTATAAATGTGATAACCCACAATGTGAAAGACCAGGTTGTTACAAATCAGCACGTTCAAATACTGAAGATAATCCACAATGTGAAAGACCAGGTTGTGGTGGTAGAATGACTCTCTTACGTCATGTTTCTTTTGTAGATTGTCCag gTCATGATGTTTTAATGGCAACTATGTTAAATGGTGCAGCAGTTATGGATGCAGCTCTTTTATTGATTGCAGGTAATGAATCATGTCCACAACCACAAACTAGTGAACACATTGCAGCTATTGAAATTATGAatcttaaaaatattatcattcTTCAAAATAAGATTGATTTGGTAAAGGAAGCAGCAGCACAAGAACAATATGgtcaaattttgaaattcatTCAAGGTACAATCGCAGAGAATGCACCAATCATTCCAATCTCTGCTCAAATGAAATACAATATCGATGTCATTTGTGAATACATTGTTAAAAAGATTCCAATCCCAGTTAGAGATTTTACATCAGATCCACGTATGATCGTTATTCGTTCATTCGATGTCAATAAACCAGGTTCTCGtgttgatgaaattaaaggtGGTGTTGCTGGTGGTTCAATCTTGAAGGGTGTATTAAAGATTGGCGATGAAATCGAAGTTCGTCCAGGTGTTATCAGTAAGGAATTGGATGGTAAAATCAAATGTTCCCCAATCTTCTGTAGAATTATCTCTCTCTTTGCTGAAGAGAATGAACTTCAATACGCTGTACCAGGTGGTTTAATTGGTGTTGGTACAAAGATCGATCCAACCCTTTGCAGAGCTGATCGTTTGGTTGGTCAAGTTTTAGGTTCAGTCGGTAAATTACCAGAAATTTTCGTCGCTCTCGAAGTTAACTTTTTCCTCTTACGTAGACTTTTAGGTGTTAAATCCGATGGTGATAAACAAAGtaaagttaaaaaattatccaAAGAAGATACCCTTATGGTTAACATTGGTTCAACTAGTACTGGTTGTCGTGTCGTCGCTGTTAAACATGATTTAGCTAAACTTCAACTTTTAACTCCAGTTTGTTCTCAAGAAGGTGAAAAAATCGCTTTATCAAGAAGAGTCGATAAAAATTGGAGACTTATTGGTTgg ggtgaaattaaaaaaggtacCGTTCTCACTAATTAA
- a CDS encoding ankyrin repeat-containing protein gives MSSVEITQTDSNNNTEEYNNDNSNSNNDSSNQSTELPKLHEAIINGNFEDVKKMIDSGNVNLEEGDFGGLHPLHFAARMGNIAIGQYLLDKGVDINAENNYGSTPILEAVRRGEVEFVKFLISRGANLSIGDIDDNTPLHLAVMCEDGELIPILLDAGSPLDAKNKDDETPIQVTEDKDIIDYINEFKALKEKQQQQQQK, from the coding sequence atgTCCTCTGTAGAAATAACACAAAcagattcaaataataatactgaaGAATATAATAacgataatagtaatagtaataacgaTAGTTCAAATCAAAGTACGGAATTACCAAAACTACATGAAGCAATTATAAATGGTAATTTTGAAGATGTTAAAAAGATGATTGATTCTGGTAATGTAAATTTAGAAGAAGGTGATTTCGGTGGACTTCATCCATTACATTTTGCAGCACGTATGGGTAATATAGCAATTGGTCAATATCTACTAGACAAAGGTGTAGATATCAATGCAGAGAATAACTATGGATCAACACCAATCCTTGAAGCTGTTCGTAGAGGTGAAGTTGAATTtgtaaagtttttaatatcGCGTGGTGCAAACCTCTCCATTGGTGACATTGACGATAATACACCACTTCATTTAGCCGTAATGTGTGAAGATGGTGAATTAATACCAATACTATTAGATGCTGGCTCGCCATTAGAtgctaaaaataaagatgatgaaacTCCAATTCAAGTCACTGAAGATAAAGATATTATTGATTatataaatgaatttaaagcattaaaagaaaaacaacaacaacaacaacaaaaataa
- the coq3 gene encoding 3,4-dihydroxy-5-hexaprenylbenzoate methyltransferase, giving the protein MIYHLISKSCQRLNKPNLINNLIKSQKQSIIYSSSSSSGSSKFISNKYFTTTSNSNNNSNNTTTTTTTTLRQDEIDFFNQQSSDWWNPEGTMKPLHRMNPFRVKYICDRLKIYNEKVSKNPIHLPLEGLNVIDVGCGVGLLTESLSRLGASKVVGLDAAKNNILMAISHASFDQKLNENIQNKSLNYLESTIENFYNIENDQQFDAVCSLEVIEHVDNPKQFIDYLSKIVKPGGSIFISTINKTFLSYISAILGAEYIFRMVPVGTHHWDQFIKPKDLESYFDSNNCQITDLKGLVYNPLTCEWDFTNDLNVNYLLHAIKK; this is encoded by the exons atgatttatcatttaattagCAAATCTTGTCAAAGattaaataaaccaaatttaataaataatttaataaaatcacaaaaacaatcaattatatatagtagtagtagtagtagtggtagtagtaaatttattagtaataaatattttacaacaacatccaatagtaataataatagtaataataccactacaacaacaacaacaacattaagacaagatgaaattgatttttttaatcaacaaTCTTCAGATTGGTGGAATCCAGAAGGAACAATGAAACCATTACATAGAATGAATCCATTTAGAGTTAAATATATTTGTGATAGATTAAAGatttataatgaaaaagttTCAAAAAATCCAATTCATTTACCATTAGAAGGTTTAAATGTAATTGATGTTGGTTGTGGTGTTGGATTATTAACAGAATCATTAAGTAGATTAGGTGCTTCTAAAGTCGTTGGTTTAGATGCtgctaaaaataatattttaatggcAATTTCACATGCATCATTcgatcaaaaattaaatgaaaatattcaaaataaatctttaaattatttagaatcaacaattg aaaatttttataatattgaaaatgatcaACAATTTGATGCAGTTTGTTCATTAGAAGTGATTGAACATGTTGATAATCCAAAACAATTTATAGATTATTTAAGTAAAATAGTTAAACCAGGTGGTAGTATATTtatatcaacaattaataaaacatttttatcATATATCTCTGCGATTTTAGGTGCtgaatatatttttagaatgGTACCAGTTGGAACACATCATTGGGATCAATTTATAAAACCAAAGGATTTAGAATCTTAttttgattcaaataattgtCAAATCACTGATCTTAAAGGTTTAGTTTATAATCCATTAACTTGTGAATGGGATTttacaaatgatttaaatgttaattatttacttcatgcaattaaaaaataa